In the Pogona vitticeps strain Pit_001003342236 chromosome 2, PviZW2.1, whole genome shotgun sequence genome, gttctctttttcttcagtttctgcccaatttcacttcagaatattttgaacTCCTAATCTCTGATATTAAATCTGTAGATTCACTAGCCTGTTGTACTATTTTAGGTTGTTTGTCTCTAACTAAATATCTTAATTCAGCAGGCaaagctgaataaaattgttccagtccTATGAGGTCCTGCATATCCTGCAAAGTTCGCATATTAGATTGCTCCGTTCatttttgtaaatacagtggtgcctcgcataacgatccattttttgggatggctaatgcaatcgcattgcgatgtttagaataggcaaaacattgcattgcgatgtttcttaaacagctgatcagcggttccaaaatggctgccggacgcccaaaatgcccacgcgcagcgttttcgcaccctgccctcgcttaccaagggtgcgaaaatggcggcgctatggaggaacttctctgaacggtgagtttgggccccattgggACACATTAAAtgacgtttaatgcgttccaatgggtttttactttccatttagcaatgtttcctcatagcgacggttaatccagaacagattaacctcgctatgcggggcaccactgtatttaaccaGATTTGCCCCAAATTGTGAATATGACTCTTCAAGCTTCTTACTTAACTGTCTAAATTTGCGTCTGAGGTTTTCACtggttgttgtcctctgaagatgccggccacagagactggcgaaacgtcaggaagaataaccttcagaacacagccaaagagcccgaaaaacccacaacaaccattttcactGGTTATTCCAAATCTTGATAAAATTAATTTCTTAAAGATCTCATAATCTCTAGCTTGGTCTTCTGAAATATTAGCATAAATTTCAGACATTTCACCACTAATTAAATATCTTAGTACCAGCATGCGTTCCTATCCTGTTATGCTATAGTCCCAgcaaatgaaattagaaaagattcagggcaatctccctttttaaattgagggaatttctttaggtcttaagggccagagggggcaaaatagccACTTTCTGGGActtttttgaggcttgggaatGATTCAGaggagtccctgaaggtggcgatttctccctcgctggccccgtgggggaagcCTCCCAAGGGGCCTGGAAGGCACACTCAGACCCTTGGTACGCTCACcccaccccacggggccagtgggggtgaaatcaccagcttcgctccataagacacacagactcccccccacactttttttggtggggagtgcgtcttatagagcgaaaaatacggtagatttaAACTAAGTAGCTTTCTTTTGGCGGCTTAAGACCTCTACTTTGTGTCTTTGAGCTTCAAGCCTCGCTGTTCCTTTTGTGTCTTTTACTTTGTATCTCTTGGTCTACAGACACCCAGATTTTCCAAGCAATATTTCTTTTCTGATAAGCCTTTCCTCAGCTATTTCTCTGGACTTAGGCATCCACTTTATTTCCCTTCAGTGCTCCCTTTCCTCAGAGCTTTGGGATTTTAAAGCTAGATGTTTTCTTGTCCTTTCTCTCTCAGCTTGAGGTAAACTCTTTAGAAATCTCTTTAGAGTCTTTTACTTGTTTTTCTTATTAATAAGTCCTAGTGATTTGGAGTCCCTTCCAAGCTATCCCTTCAGCCCTAGGGCCTACTCCTTCACCTTGACTATTTACTATTCAAACAAGTCTCCTAGACTCAGAGATTTTCCTTTACTTTTGGCTTTCTGGTATTCCTTCTCTTTGAATCTCAGACTCAGAAAACTTCTCTTTAATTTTGACTCAttggatttctttttcattcGTGGCCAGCCAAATAAATTTCACTTTAGTCTGGCTCACTGGATTTCTTTCGGCTCTCACCGCTGCCACTACGTTATGTCACACACCCctagttcccctgtttgttcttccacacaacccaggttcacttttgggtatgacatttacttttcaacccttttcactgccaccagaggatttattcctcactctattaaatatgactcttaaatcagtgttagtcaataaaacaaagtttatttaagtgtttataagtaaattatataaagtaaatcatggatggtcttattttattcattcaataaactgtgctttgataacatttatatttgcttgtgaagaatcatgttaatcaaggtatttattcatttcttattttgTTCTTTATCTCTCTATTCCTCTCTAACACAATACTGGTCCTagctgcctaaactgcttctctcaaactgatatccttaactgaaATCCCTAACTGAATTCCCTGACTCTAACTCATAgtcctaactgatctttaactgtcttccattcctcttatatttccttgaTTCCGCCctttctgttcaaccattggttgataaatcagggttccattgtgatggacacatacattctttttctttagtAATTGAACaatttactgtttctagcttttaatattttggttgttgtgggtatttccggctctttggccgtgttctgaaggttgtttttcctaacgtttcggcagtctctgtggccggcatcttcagaggacagcactctgtgctctggagtgctgtcctctgaagatgctgtccacagagactggcgaaatgttaggaaaaacaaccttcagaacacaaagagcctgaaaaacccacaataaccattagatcccggccgtgaaagccttcgcaaatacttttaatattttgtttttcattatatAACACACCTTACATCCTTTTAAAAGGAGAtatgtggggtaaaaatattttggatggatggatggaacaaTCAGTATTGACACTGGAAATCAACAAATAGATGTCATATTTATCTctttgctagagagagagagaatagcctTTCACATCAACAGGCATACGATGCATGAGAAATAGCATTTCAAGGCTTTTCTTTTATGGAGACGGGATGCAACTTAACCCGAAGGATCCTCTTGTGGCCCCCCAAAGGCacagtgtgattgggttcattaggAGATTGAAGCAGTTCCTCCTCTTTGGTGGGAAATAACCATGGCGATCCATTCAAATGATTAACAGGTTTACTTGTACTAACATTAGGTGATTCAGCAGGATCAAAACAACTAAGGTCCGTTAATTGTTCATAGGGAGAAGGGAGAAGTCCAAACGGCAATTTAGGGGAATTTATTGAGGGGCAAGTCCAAACCACTCTTTCTCTGTGGGCTTCCTCAACTGAGTGCTCCTTACTCCACATCGTGCTGCAGCAAGaatgtctggcccaatctccttCACATGGCGGCTGATTGAAGGTTGAATCTGGTCAGATCACCCTCCTCCAATGACCTTTGCGCTCGAGGGAAGACACCATCCATTTTTGGTTCTCCATCACAGTCACCTTTTTATCTTTTAGATCAGGGTCAGGTAAAAGTCCTTCTACTTTTAAGTTGGGGAAGTCTTCTAATAGTTTGTGCGCTTTTCCATACCTGAACTCCTCCTTGTTTCCTCCTCGCACTCTCACTTCCTCCTTCTTTATCTCTCCCCGCAGTACACAaaactctccttctctcttgatcttttttatcctcctcccatactggtagagttaactcctcctcctctttcccctttccttcctctaccaGACCGACTTCTacctttacttctttctccttcagtTCCTTCCCATCAATTTCTTCTACAACcagtcctttttttccttttttctctctctctttctccaacaCTTTTATTTGAGGAGACGGCTCACtttcacttttctctctcttttctattcCTCTTTCACCCACAGAGACAGACCATAAAATAAAAAGGGACTGAAAGCTAGATTGACAAGAAGGGCTTTCCTTTAAACatgccttttcccacctttcGATTCTGTAGTGATATGCACACATTTAATGAAAGCTCCGAAGCCACCCCCATCTGTTTCTAACCATGGATCTCTTTCCCAGCATGGAAAACTACCATTTCCTCACAGGACGTCACAGACGTTATGTCAGGAAAAAAGGTGGAATGACTGGTGACAGAGTCAACCTCCCCACTCATGTTTGTGAAGGTGTGTCCTCCCAGAGCTGGATTTGATTCTTCTGCATTCTTTTTTGTCTGTTCATCGGGTTTGTCACTTGATCTGAAAAATTGTTTTCCACACTCACTTTCATTTATTCTCCTTTTAGGAGGAAAAtggtgaaaagaaagaaaataggacaACATCAAATGCCAGGGGAAAAGGGTGAATGTctggatgctgaagaggctgttGAGAATCAAGTTGGACCGAAGAAACTAGGAGGAAAGAGCACAGATGAAAAGATGGATGAATCCATTTCTCCTACAGAAGAAATCCAAGTCCCTCAGAAAACATCCAAGGGAGAGGGAACCCATGAGTGCCCCAAGTGTAGGAAAACCTTTGCCCGTAAATCAGCCCTAGATCGCCATGAGAAAGttcacaaaggagagaaaccatttacaGGCTTGGAGTGTGGAAGGAGTTTCAGTCGGTTTGCAAACCTTGCTAAACACCTCAGGATCCATGCAGAAAAGAAGCTATTTCaatgtctggagtgtggaaaaagctttagatGGAAATCCTGTCTTACCACCCATGAAAGAATTCACTCCGGGGAGAAGCCATTtcaatgcctggagtgtggaaaaagctttagagTGAAATCCCATCTTACTGTCCATGAAAGAATTCActctggggagaagccatttcaATGCCTAGAGTGTGAAAAAAGCTTTAGAGAGAAAACACATCTTACTGTCCACGAAAGAATTCACTCAGggaagaaaccatttaaatgtatggagtgtggaaaaagtttcagTCAGAGTGGAAACTTTGCTAGACACCTTAAGACCCACACAGACAACAAGCCGTTAGAATGTCTTGAATGTGGAAGGACCTTTCGACTGAAAATATTGTTGATGAATCATAAGAATATTCATcaaggagagaaaccgtacagaCCTATGGCATGTAGAAAGAGTGttggtcaaggagaaagaaagtCATTGAAATGCtgggaatgtggaaagagattcagTCGGAGCAGCCTTGCCTTGCACCAAAGAgtgcacactggggagaaaccatataaatgtttagagtgtggaaagaccttcagccAGAAGTCAAGTTTAAACTCCcatcagagaattcacacaggggagaagccctttgaatgcctggagtgtggaaagagtttcagccaGAACGCAAACCTGAAAAACCACCAGAGTATCCACATGGGGCGGAAGCCATTCgaatgcaaggaatgtggaaaatgctttaGATTGAAAGATTCCCTTCGTAGCCATCAAAGTGTTCATACAAGAGAGAAGCCTTTtaaatgtctggagtgtggaaaggCATTCCGTTGGAAGGCAAGCCTTTCTTTACATAATAGGATCCATACAGGCGAGAAACCCTTtgaatgccaagagtgtgggaagacCTTCAGCCAAAAAAGTAACCTTATTTCCCATAAAataattcacactggggagaaaccatataaatgtctggagtgtgggaagaCTTTCGTGCAACGTTTCCCCCTTATTATTCACACAAggattcacacaggagaaaagccgcataaatgtctggagtgtgggaagagcttcataCGTGGTGGAGATCTTGTTAAACATAAGCTCACCCACATAGgggagaaaaattataaatgcctagagtgtggaaagagtttcattaCAGAGTCAGCACTTACTCGCCATCATATaatccacactgaagagaaaccatttaaatgtctGGAGTGCGGAAAGGCCTTCAAACAGAAGGAGTATGTCAAGATACACCATGCAACTCACATTGCGGAGAAATGTTATAAATGCTCtgaatgtggaaaaaaattaaagtcaGCCCAAACTCTTAAACGACACCAAAgagtccatacaggggagaaaccctttaagtgtcaggaatgtggaaagagctttcgtcAGAGTGGTTATCTTACTGTGCATTCccgaatccacacaggagagaaacctcataaatgcctggagtgtggaaagagcttcagtagtTGGGGGAGCCTTCATTCACATGAAACCATTCACAAAGGAGAGAAGGCcttcaaatgcatggaatgtgggaaaagcttccttTCAGGTCATCATCTGAATCAACATCACAAAATCCACACCAAGTTTAATATCAAATATTCCTGCTGAAAATAATCGATGTCAAAGTTCCTAATACAGtgaaaagtcttttttaaaattagaacttTTGTTCCTGTTTCTCACTCATTTTTTTCTTGAGTAGGAAAGTGGCGACAAGGTTGTTTTTAACAGCAACCCCAATGAAATAAAATTGTGACGTTGGAGGAATTTATATCCTTTCTGGGTGAACCACAGTGAAGACTGCGTCCCTCTACTCCCCTGATGAACTGTTGTCACCCCGATCAGCGCAGTCCCCTTTGGGAGACACCAGGACTACGAGAAGAACCACATGATGCAGAGATGATGATGGCTGGGAGACAGGGACTCTGGCCGTTCCTTATTATACAGGACCTTCCTTTGTGAAAAGAGAAGCACAGTGGAGCTTCGTAAGGAGCAGCATATGAAAATACTAGATAGATTTTTCCCTCAGTTCAGATATTGATCCATTGTTCTTGATAAAGTAAGACTTTTtcattaaataacatttaaattgACGTAATCTTATatggccccttcatggattgctgccttgtcgtgccGAAGGGGCTTGactaattcagagaaactatgggctatgcagtgcagggacacccaagacggacaggtcataatggagagttccgactaaacgcaatctacctggagcaggaactggcaagccactccagtatctttgccaagaaaacggcatgatcagaaacaaaaggctaaaagataatgatgctggaagatgggcccctcaggtcggaaggcgtccaacatgctactgaggaagagtggaggacaagtacaagtagctccagagctaatgaagtggggttgggccaaagccaaaaggacgctcagctgtggacgtgcctggaagtgaaaggaaagtccaatgctgcaaagaagaatactgcataggaaccaggaatgtaagatctgtgaaccttggtaagctggatgtgatcaaacaggaggtggcaagaataaacattgacatcctgggcgtcagtgaactaaaatggacaggtatgggtgaattcaattcagatgattatcatatgtactactgtgggcaagaatcctgtagaaggaatggagtagccctcatcgTCAACAAAacagtaggaaaagctgtaatgggatataatctcaaaaatgatagaatgatgtcaatacaaatccaaggaagacctttcaacatcacaataatccaagtttatgcaccaaccaccaatgctgaggagactgaaactgaccaattctatgaagatttagaacaccttctagaactgacaccaaagaaagatgctcttctcattctaggggattggaatgctaaagtagggagttgaaagataaaaggaacaacagggaaatttggccttggagttcaaaacgaagcagggcaaaggctaatagagttttgtcaagggaacaagctggtcatcacaaacactcttttccagcaacacaagaggcgactctacaaatggaaatcaccagatgggcaataccgtaatcagattgattatattctctgcagccaaagatggagaagctctatacagtcagcaaaaacaagacctggagctgattgtgcctctgatcatcagcttctaatagcaaaattgaagcttaaactgaagagagtagcaaaaaccactgggctagtcaggtataatctaaacgaaatcccttatgaatacacagtggaagagaagaacagatttaaggaactggatttggtggacagagtgcctgaagaactttggatagaggctcgtaacattgtacaggaggcagcaacaaaaaccatcccaaagaaaaggaaatgcaagaaagcaaagtgtctgtccaacgaggctataaaaatagcagagaagagaagggaaagaaaatgcaagggagatagggaaagttacagaaaattgaatgcagacttccaaagaatagcaaggagagacaagagggccttcttaaacgaacaatgcaaagaaacagagggaaagaatacaaaaggaaaaaccagagatctgttcaagaaaattggagatattaaaggaacattttgtgcaaagatgaatatgataaaggacaaaaatgggacagaccttacagaagcagaagacatcaagaagaggtggtgtGAAGGTATAGGCCTGTTTCCCACCTTCActaccaacaccccccccccggccgcagAAGGACCTTGtcacaggtggcaagaatacacagaggaactattccagaaagatttggatatcccagacaacccagatagtgtggctgctgaccttgagccagacatcctggagagtgaagtcaagtgggccttaaaaagcttgtctaacaacaagtccagcggaggtgatggcattccagttgaactatttaaaatcttaaaagatgatgctgttaaggtgctacattcaatttgccagcaagtttggaaaactcaacagtggccagaggattggaaaagatcagtctacatcccaatcccaaagaagggcagtaccaaagaatgttccaattactgtacaattgcactcatttcacacactagcaaagttatgctcaaaatcctacaaggcaggcttcagcactTTGTGGACCAAaacctcccagaagtacaagctggatttcgaaggggcagaggaactagagactagaTTGCTataatgcgctggattatagagaaatccagaaagttccagaaaaacatctacttctgtttcattgactatgcaaaaccctttgactgtgtggaccacagcaaactacggcaagtccttaaagaaatgggaatacctgaccaccttatctatctcctcagaaatctatacatgggacaggaagcaacagttagaactggatacggaaacactgattggttcaaaattgggaaaggagtacgacaaggctgtatattgtctccctgcttattcaacttatactgtatgcagaatacatcatgcgaaaggccggactggaggaatcccaaactggaattaagattgctggaagaaatatcaacaatctccgatatgcagatgataccactctgatggcagaaagtgaggaggaattaaggaaccttgtaatgagggtgaaagaggagagcgcaaaaaatggtctgaagctcaacatcaaaaaaaactaagatcatggccactggtcccatcacctcctggcaaatagaaggggaagatatggaggtagtgacagattttgctttcttgggttccaggataactgcagatggtgacagcagccccgaaattaaaagacgccttcttgggaggaaagcggtgacgaacctcgacagcatcttaaaaagcagagacatcaccttgccaacaaaagtcagaatagtcaaagctatggtttttcctgtagtgatgtacggaagtgagagctggaccataaagaaagctgacctctgaagaattgatgcctttgaattgtggtgctggaggagactcttgagagtctcctggactgcaagaacaaaccgatccattctaaaggaaatcaagcccgagtgctcgctggaaggacggatcctgaagctgaggctccaatattttggccatctcacgagaagagaagactccctggaaagaccctgatgtgaggaaagtgtgagggcaagaggagaaggggacaacagaggatgagattgttggacagtgtctgcgaagcaaccaacatgaacctgacacaactccgggaggcagtggaagacaggagggtctggtgtgctctggtccatggggtcacgaagagtcggacacgactaaacaactaaacaacaacaatcttataTGGTTTGGAAACAAAGCAGATTGAAAGAGTGtagaattgcagatttcatcagctCAATTATGAGATAGAGAAGCCTCGCTTTCAATTAAATGTCTCTGTGGGGTTTGGTCCTCGGTTTTCCTCCCTCCTGGATTTTATATGCGTGAGGCACTTAATGAAGCagtttggttatgttttattctttatgccaataaaggttttgtctgtcaaaataaaaaaagagggagagtgtgtgtgtagAAAGGGTCAAATTCACCTGGAAATCTTTTTTCATTGGTGCCCATCATCCCCATTGTATACCTGGAAATGAACAATATAAATTATAAGTATTGTTTTAGCTGCTTGAAAGGAACCCTGAAATCAAGGCTTTACAGTGGATGTGAAGATTAAAAGCCATTGATAATAATAAAACATATCACATTTTCACTCAGGAGACCcgggtttgaatccctgcctgGCCATGAAAAACTCTGTGTGGGGGCAGAGGGCACCTGGAAAACAATTAAAACTTCTAGAAGGGCTGCGGTTATTTCGAAATGGCTTGAGAACActggaaaagaagaatgaaaagacTAAAGCAATGGAAAGGAACTTGTTCTTAAAGGTGTTTCAAGCTGGGATCGAAACAGGTGCAGTATAGCTTTTAATCATCAGTCCCTTATTCTTTCCAAAATTGCAGTGTTTCTTGTATAAGTAGTTTTCCTCTCCCTTTTATTAGTACATATTCTATAAGACTTCCTGGTATATCCTGAGAAATATTCCTAGTCATCCATCCTTTCTTTACCTTAAGATCACATGTTAAGGTTTCATTAATTGTTACCGTATATTTTtagtttagttaggcatccttcaatctcgagagactatggtaatgtgctctggatggaggacttggaacagcatctagtgtggttgagaaggccaatttgagagtgacaatcccttccacatggaagacaaatacaatctgtctcctgtccagctccctggtttcgctgctttcgggactgcctcttagCCTCGGTCTGGTGGACAAGGGttccttcaaattgggagaggctgtgatgcaccacctgcctccaggatgaacactcagatgtcagggtttcccatctgttgagatccatttccatggccttcagatctcgcttggaGATATCCTCTgcggcactttccctgcactaattctacataaaggagatcttttggaatccaaccatctcttattctcacaacatgcccaagccaacttagacgacgctgtttcagtaatgtatacatgctaaacattccaccTCGttctgttattgtttagtcatgtccgactctttgtgaccccatggaccagagcacgccaggccctcctgtcttccactgcctcccagagctgggtcaaattcatgttggtgataacactctccaaccatctcgtcctctgtcgtcctcttctcctcatgctttcacactttcccaacatcagggtcttttccaaggagtcttctcttctcatgagatggccaaagtactgaagcctcagcttcaggattggtctttcc is a window encoding:
- the LOC110070029 gene encoding uncharacterized protein LOC110070029, with the translated sequence MVKRKKIGQHQMPGEKGECLDAEEAVENQVGPKKLGGKSTDEKMDESISPTEEIQVPQKTSKGEGTHECPKCRKTFARKSALDRHEKVHKGEKPFTGLECGRSFSRFANLAKHLRIHAEKKLFQCLECGKSFRWKSCLTTHERIHSGEKPFQCLECGKSFRVKSHLTVHERIHSGEKPFQCLECEKSFREKTHLTVHERIHSGKKPFKCMECGKSFSQSGNFARHLKTHTDNKPLECLECGRTFRLKILLMNHKNIHQGEKPYRPMACRKSVGQGERKSLKCWECGKRFSRSSLALHQRVHTGEKPYKCLECGKTFSQKSSLNSHQRIHTGEKPFECLECGKSFSQNANLKNHQSIHMGRKPFECKECGKCFRLKDSLRSHQSVHTREKPFKCLECGKAFRWKASLSLHNRIHTGEKPFECQECGKTFSQKSNLISHKIIHTGEKPYKCLECGKTFVQRFPLIIHTRIHTGEKPHKCLECGKSFIRGGDLVKHKLTHIGEKNYKCLECGKSFITESALTRHHIIHTEEKPFKCLECGKAFKQKEYVKIHHATHIAEKCYKCSECGKKLKSAQTLKRHQRVHTGEKPFKCQECGKSFRQSGYLTVHSRIHTGEKPHKCLECGKSFSSWGSLHSHETIHKGEKAFKCMECGKSFLSGHHLNQHHKIHTKFNIKYSC